From the genome of Candidatus Zixiibacteriota bacterium, one region includes:
- a CDS encoding ZIP family metal transporter — protein MTITAWFSGLDPILQAFLATCFTWGVTALGAAGVFLTKEMSRRALDIMLGFAAGVMIAASYWSLLAPAIEMSEGGAVPAWVPAAVGFLLGALFLRGIDLILPHLHITDDGTHAEGIRTHW, from the coding sequence ATGACGATCACGGCGTGGTTCTCCGGACTTGATCCGATTTTGCAGGCGTTTCTGGCGACCTGTTTCACCTGGGGCGTGACGGCGCTCGGGGCGGCGGGCGTGTTTCTCACCAAGGAGATGAGCCGTCGCGCGCTCGACATCATGCTCGGCTTTGCCGCCGGCGTCATGATTGCGGCCAGCTACTGGTCGCTGCTGGCACCGGCGATCGAGATGTCGGAGGGTGGCGCTGTCCCGGCCTGGGTTCCGGCGGCGGTCGGGTTTTTGCTGGGGGCGCTGTTCTTGCGCGGAATCGACCTGATTCTGCCACACCTGCATATCACCGACGACGGCACTCATGCCGAAGGCATCCGCACCCACTGGC
- a CDS encoding DUF2892 domain-containing protein, producing MSMENKIRVMAGMMILLSIVLTLTVSKYWLFLTGFVGVNLIQSAFTRFCPAEIILAKFESK from the coding sequence ATGTCCATGGAAAACAAAATCCGCGTCATGGCCGGCATGATGATCCTGCTGTCGATCGTGCTGACGCTGACCGTATCGAAGTACTGGCTGTTTCTCACCGGCTTTGTCGGTGTCAACTTGATCCAGTCGGCCTTTACCCGGTTCTGTCCGGCGGAAATCATTCTCGCCAAGTTCGAGAGCAAGTGA
- a CDS encoding NUDIX hydrolase: protein MHRNHLLQLLRSYRARDARDRECRERFIEFVGSHPDCCERTLAIGHVTGSAWITNHPRTRFLLTFHKKLGLWLQLGGHADGETDLVAVALREAREESGLAEIALVSEEIFDLDIHLIPAGNGVPQHYHYDVRFLCEADDAAPLAISDESHDLRWLNREEVAARTLEESILRMLRKTQVAVSE from the coding sequence ATGCACCGCAACCATCTGCTTCAACTCCTGCGCTCGTATCGGGCGCGCGACGCGCGTGACCGCGAGTGCCGGGAACGCTTCATCGAGTTTGTCGGCAGTCACCCCGACTGCTGCGAACGCACGCTGGCGATCGGCCATGTTACCGGCTCGGCGTGGATCACGAATCACCCCCGGACCCGCTTTCTGCTCACCTTTCACAAGAAACTGGGCTTGTGGCTGCAACTGGGCGGACACGCCGACGGCGAGACTGACCTGGTCGCGGTGGCGTTGCGCGAGGCGCGGGAGGAATCGGGATTGGCGGAGATCGCGCTGGTGTCCGAGGAGATTTTTGACCTCGACATTCATCTGATCCCTGCCGGCAATGGCGTACCGCAACACTATCACTATGACGTGCGCTTCCTGTGTGAAGCGGATGATGCCGCACCGTTGGCCATCAGCGACGAGTCGCACGATTTACGCTGGCTGAATCGGGAAGAAGTTGCTGCACGAACGCTGGAAGAATCAATCTTGCGGATGCTGCGCAAGACTCAGGTCGCCGTCAGCGAATGA